From Deinococcus aquiradiocola:
TCGCAGGGCGTGCAGCAGGGCGTGGCGTACTCGGACGATCAGGGCATGGTGCGCTTCACGGCGTACGCCACGAGCGCTCCCGCGTCCGGCGCGCCCGTGAAGTTCGTGGTGTCGGCCGTGAACGACGGCGGAGCAGCCCTGAAGGAATTCAAGGCGTTCTTCCTGAACATGAGTCACCTCTATTACCAGGGCAACACCAGCTTCGGGGCGAGCGCCACGATTCCCAGCAAGCAGCGGCTCGGCGGGAACGTCGGCAGCTTCGAGAACAACTGGATCGACCCGGCGCAGCGCACGCACGCCTTCACGACCGTCGCGTACACGAAACAGCCGCAGGGCGGACCGAGCGTCGTGGGCGGCAGGGGCAGCTTCCCCGGCTTCATGGAGTACAGCGTGAGCGGCCCCAGCATGGACCGCGTGTTCCTGACGACCAGCAGCAGCGCCAACAGCGGTGACAGCACCCTGGATTCCGCCGGGCAGCCGGTGTACCTGAAGACGCGCGACGACGTGAAGGCCGCCGATCTCGGCCTGAACGTGCAGGTGGCCGCCACGTACCACTACACGCCCACGTACGGCAGCACCACCTACGACTTCCCGCTCAAGAGCTACGTGTTCAGCAAGGCCTTCACCGGCACCATCCTGAGCATCCGCAAGACCGGGCCGGACATCGAGACGTGGACCGGGTACGGACAGACGCACGACGCGTACCGGCCGGACGACGTGACCCTGCTGCCCGCCATGGACCCCGGCAACCTCACGCCGTCCAGCGCCGACAACTTCACGGTGGGACGCACGTACGAGTACAGGATCACCGTCACGAACACCGGCAAGACCGTGGCCCGCAACGTCATCGCACGCGACGTGCTGCCCGCCGAGCTGGGCTTCGTGCAGGGCAGCGTGAACGTCAGCAAGGGCGGCACGCCTGTCCCGAACGGCAACCTGCTCGCCACCTACAACGCGCAGCGGCACGCCTTCAACCTGTCGTTCACCGGCAGCGAGAGCATCGGCGAACTGCAGCCGGGCGAGTCCTTCGACATCACCTTCCGGGTGTACCCGCGCCAGAAGCCCGGCTACGCCTGGAACGACAACAACCGCGACGGCCAGTCGGACGGCACGACCGGCACCGGCGCCTACGGCGAGAACGCGCCGCGCGACGGGTACTACGAGGACCCGTACCTCATCAAGAACCGCGCCAAGGCCAGCGCCGAGAACGCCTTCGAGGTGGACGCCTACAAGGACATCCACATCGTGCGCCCCGTCCTGACCATCGACAAGTACGCGCAGACACGGGTGGTGTACACCAACCAGCCCGTCAAGTTCGACATCGGCGTCCACATCCTGAACCGCGCCACCGAGGACCCGAACCCCGAGGTACGCGCCGGGTACGCGGCCCTCGGCGACCTGAAAGGCGAAGGCTTCGCGTACAAGACGCGCCTGGAGGACTCGTACGGGTACAACCTCGACTTCGTGAACGCCTACGACGCGGCCGGGAACCGCGTCACGACCTTCGAGCAGCTCGGCAACAACGCCCTGGCCCTGAATCTGCCGGAAGTGATGCTGCCCGGCGACTCTTACAACCTCACGACGGTCTTCCAGGCCGAGAACAGCGTGAAGGGACCGAACGGCAGGGACAGCGCCGGACTCGGCGCGAACGTCAACTGCGCGCGCCTGTACGCCTGGAACCTCAACCAGCCGTACAACCGCATCCTTGAGGAGTCGGACTTTAAGGCCCAGGCGCAGAGGCCCGTCTTCCCGCCGCTGTCCCCCCAGTACGAGGGCGTGTACCGCGGTTTCCTCCCCATCAATCTGGACGGCAACACGAGCGAGTTCCTGACGAACGAGAACGGCATCGACCGGGCCGGACACAACTACCTGATCGACTGCGACTTCGTGTACGTCCTCGACAGGCCCTCCTTCGACCTGCGCCTCTTCGACGCGGCGCGCGGCTCGAACGGCCTGACCGACTACACCGTCAATCCGAACCGCCTGACGGACGCGCAGAGCATCCCGCAGGGCAGCTACTACGAGTACGACTTCTCATACACCAACGAGAGCGCCGACAGCGCCCACAACGTCCGCAGCAGCATGACGCTCCCCACCTTCGCGAGCCTGAACGACCTGGGCGTCGTGTACACCCACCTCGGTACCCCGTACAGCTACAGCATGGCGCAGGTGCTGGCGGGCGTGACCCTGCCGTCCGGCGCGACCCTGACCGCCACCCGTGCGGGCGACACCGTCAGCATGCGCGTCAGCGAGATGGGCGCACGCGACACGCTGTTCGCGCAGTTCGTGATGTACGCCAACCAGGCGGGCAGCGGCAAGGCCGTCAGCAGCCTCGACTGGGACGAGAACACCAACGGCTCCCCGCTCGCCGAGGAGGAGTACACGCGGGTGGTTCTGCGCTGACCTGAACACTTCACGGCCCTCTCCCCTTCCCCACGCCCCGGCACGCGCCGGGGCGGTTTGCTGTGCCCCTGTCTTCCTGCGGACGCGTGGGGGTGACAGGTGTGGACACGCGGCGCGCACCCCGGGCGTATCGTGAGGTCGGAAGGCGGCCTCCCGCAGGACCTGGGTGCCGGGCCTCCCGCGCAAGGAGTCAGTTCTCATGTCGATGGTCTTCACCGTGTGCGCCCTGGTCGGGTGCGGTCTGCTGCTGTTGTCCCTGCTGGGCGATCATTCCAGCAGCCTTCACGATCTCGCCGGGCATCCGGAGGTCGCGCCGCCGGGCGGTCATGCGTTCGGGGGCAGCCTGCTGTCCTGGTTCAGTCTGCGGAGCGTGGTGAGTTTCGTGGCGTTCTTCGGGCTGGGCGGGCTGCTCGCGGCGTGGCTGGCGCTCCGGCCGGAGCTGCAGCTGGTGTTCGCGCTGGTGGCGGGCGCGGCGGTGGGGGGGTTCACGGCGTTCGTGTTCCGGCTCGCGGAGGTGCGCGGGGAGCTGACGGCCCGCACGACGCCGCTGGTGGGCCGCACGGCGCAGGTGATCGTCGCGCCGCACGGCGCGGTGCCGGGCAAGGTGCTGCTCACGGCGGGCGGGCAGAGCGAGCAGATGCTCGCCCGCAGCAGCGACGACCTCACGCCCGGCGATCAGGTGCTCGTGATCTCGCAGGCGGGCGGTCTGCTCGACGTGAAACGCTGGGACGCCCGCTGACGGTCCTGCCCTGACCCTCCCGCGCTGACCGCGCCCCCCGCGCCACTCACCCCTCCGACCGGCTCCGGCGCGGCCGACCACCGTGCCGCCCCCGCCCTGTACTCGGGCCTGCCTCCCTGCGCGCCTTCCTCTGCCGTCGTCGCCGTGCCGCGCCCGCACCTTTCCTGTGCCGCGGCGTGCCCGGTTCCCCTTCCCGCGTTCCTGCCCTGGAACCGCAGTCAGGAGTGTTATGACCCAGTCGCTTTCGCTCGCCGGTCTGATCCTGTTCGGCATCATCGTCGTGATCCTCATCCTGCAGCGCCTGCTGATCGTGGTGCCGCCCAACAAGGTGCTGGTCGTGTCGGGCCGCGCCCGCACCACCAGCGAGGGGGACACGGTCGGGTACCGCGTCATCCGGGGCGGGCGGGCCTTCCGCATCCCGGTGCTGGAGAAGATCTCGTGGATGGACCTGAACACCATTCCGCTCGACCTGAAGATCGAGAACGCGTACAGCAAGGGCGGCATTCCGCTCACCATTCACGCCGTCGCGAACGTGAAGATCAACGGCAACGAACCGCAGCTCAGCAACGCCATCGAACGCTTTCTGGACACGCCGGTCGCGTCGCTGACGAACATCACGCGCGACACGCTGGAAGGCAACCTGCGCGGCGTGGTCGCCACGCTCACGCCGGAGGAGATCAACGAGGACCGCCTGCGGTTCGCGGAGGCGCTCATCGAGGAGGCCGAGCACGACATGGGCAACCTCGGCATCAAGCTCGACACGCTCAAGATCCAGAACGTCTCGGACGGCAGCGGGTACCTGGGCAGCATCGGGCGGCGCAAGACGGCCGAAGTGCTGAAGGAGGCGCGCATCGCGGAGGCCGAACGGGACGCGGAGGCCACGCAGGCCGAAGCGCAGGCGCGTCAGCGCAGTCAGGTGGCGCAGGCGATCAGCAGTCAGGCGGTGATCGAGGAGCAGAACAAGCTGGAGGTGCGCCGCACGGAGCTGGGCGCCGTGCAGCTGTCGCGTCAGAACGAGGCGGCGGTCGAGTCGGAGCTCGCGAAGGTGCGCGCCACGCAGGGCTTCGAGCAGGAGCGCGCGGCGCTGGAGGCCACGCTGCGGCAGCGGACGGCGGAAGCGACCCGGCAGGCGCGCGTGATCGAGGCGCAGCAGAACGCCGAGGCGGCCGAAGCGGAAGCGCAGGCGCGGCAGCGGGCGCAGGTGGCGCAGACGGCGGCGGAGCAGGCCATTCTGGAACGCCAGAACGAACTGCGCGTCCGCAGGGCCGAACTGGACGCGGTGGCGGGCAGCCGCGAGAACGAGGCGCGCGTCGCGGCCGAACGGGCGCAGGTGGTCGCGCAGCAGCAGCTGGAGCAGGAACGCATCCTGCTGAACGAGAAGAAGTACGAGGCGGAGATCGTCGCGCCTGCCCGCGCGAAACGCGAGGCGAGCCTGCTGGAGGCGCAGGCGGCGGCCGCGCCGATCATCGAGGAGGGCCGCGCGAAGGCGCAGGCGGTGCAGCTGCTGGTGGACGCCTTCCGGAACGCCGGGCCGGAGGGCGAGCGGGCCTTCGTGCTGAACATGCTGCCGGGCATCGTGGAGCAGTTCGCGGCGAGCGTGCAGGGCATGACCATCGACAGGCTGACCGTGCTGGATTCCGGCAACGGTCAGGCCGCGCGAAGCGCCGTGCAGCTGCTGCCGTCCAACATCATCTCGATGGTGGAACAGGTGGAGACCGCGACGGGCGTGAACCTGCTGTCGATGCTGCAGGGCCGCGCGGCGATGCCCGACACCCTGAACGGCAAGAGCGACCCGAGCTGAACAGCCGCCGGGCCAGTCGGCGAGAACACCGCTGACTGGCCCGGAAGAACGAAGGAGGGCCGGTGCGCGTGCACCGGCCCTCTCTCCTGCTTGCGGCCTGCTGGCCGCGCGGGGATTACTCCTCGCTGGGGGCGGCTTCGCCCTTGACTTCTTCGAGGGTCGCTTCGCCTTCCAGGACGGCCTCGGCGGCCTCCTCGCTCAGCTCGCCAGCAGCGACCAGACCGGCCACCTGGGCGGCCTGCTCTTCGGCAGCGGCCTCGCCTTCGGAAAGGCGGGGCGGCAGGACGCTGACGACCATCAGGTCGGCGTCACCGGCGAGCTTCACGCCGTCGGGCAGCTTGATCTGGCCGGCGGTGACGTGGTCACCGATGTTGAGCTTCGTGACGTCCACCACGAGCTCCTGGGGGATGCGGCGCGGGCCGGGCGCGATGACGCGGACGTTGTGGGCGACGATGTCGACCAGACCGCCGTTGATCTCACCGGCGGCCTTGCCGCTGGTGTGCACGGGCACGTCCACTTCGACCGGCTCGCCGTAGTGGACGAGCGTGAAGTCGACGTGGATGGGCAGGCGGCGGCGGGCATCCATCTGCACGGTCTTGACGAGGGCGGGGAAGCTCTCGCCGCCCTCGATCACGATGTCGAAGATGCCGGTGCGGCCCTGCGCACGGAAGGCCTTGTCGAACTCCTTGCGGTCGATGGTGAAGGAGACGTTCTGCTCTTTGTTGTAAGCCACGGCGGGCATCTTGCCTTCCTGCAGCGCTTCTCGGGTGGTGCGTGGGGTTGCCTTGAGTTCCATGTTTCCGTCCTCCATACCTGCTGGCCTTCCTGCACGCTTCGCCGCTCCGTTCCGCCGGGTTCCGGACCTTTGAAATTCAGACCCTTGAGAAACGTGTTGGCGGGGCAGGGGCCATGCAACCTGTGCAGTATAGCAAAAGACCGGCCCGCCAGGGTAGCCCGCGTGCGCGGGCCAGGCGGGCCGGTGTGTGGGGGCGTGCCGGGTCAGTTCGGCATGAGGGCCTGCAGGTCCTCGGGCGTGATGGTGCGGGTCTGCGCGCCGACGCTGGTGGCGGAGAACACCCCGGCGGCGTTTGCGGCGAGGGCGCTGCTGGCGAGCGTCTGTCCGCTCAGGACCGAGTGCGCGAAGGCGGCCACGAAGGCGTCGCCTGCGCCGGTGGTGTCCACCACGGCGTCCCCGACCTTGACGGGGTCGATGAGTTCCGTCTCCTCGGGCGTCCAGACGATGCTGCCCATCGCGCCGACCTTCACGACGACCGTCTGCACGCCGCGCCGTCCGAGCGCGGCGAGGGCCGTGCTGATGCTGGACGTGCCGGTCAGGGCGAGCAGTTCGTGCTGATTCAGGAGCAGGTACTCGCAGCCGATCACGGTGTCGAGCAGGCCCGTCCCGACGGCGTTCACGGCGCCCGTCCCGAGGTCCATGAAGGTCGGCACGCCCGCCTTCTTGGCGAGGCCGAGTGCCTTGACGGCGTACTCGCGTTGCGGGCCGCTGATGAGGCTGTACGCGGACACGATCAGCGCGTCGCTGCTGTCGATGTCCTTCTTCTTGAGTTTCGCTGCGTCCAGTTCGCGGTTCGCGCCGCCGTAACTGATCATGGCGCGCTTCCCGTCGGGCGTCTGCATGACGGTGATGGTGCTGGTCAGCAGTTCCGGGTCGCGCTGCACGGCGCTCTCGCTGACGCCGCTCTCGCGGACCTTGCTGAGCGCGTAATCCGCGAAGGGGTCCTGGCCGACGCGCGCGCCGAGCAGCACCGTGTGCCCCAGGCGGGCGAGCGTGACGCTGATGGTGCCGCCCGCACCGCCGGGCTGCATGGTGGCGCGGATGGGGGCGACTTCCTCACCGGGGGCGGGCAGGTGTTTCAGGTGGTACAGATGATCCACTGTCACATCGCCGATCACATAAAATTTCAAGACAATCCTCCGGGGCTCTGACAGGTCATGAAGGGTCTGATCATGAATCTGGGTCTGGCACACTTCACTTCAGGGGGCCGGGCCCTGCCGGGCGGACCGGTCCTGAACTGAGTCTGTGACCGGACCGACGAGCGGCTGGACCCGGCCCCCACTGCGTGTGCCGTATGTTATCACGTCCCACGCGCCCTTCCCGGGACGTTCCCACCCGGAGGCGGCGCTCCCGGGCACGCGCCAGGGTCAGGAGAGCAGGCGGTGCAGTTCGCGCATGGCGGGCAGCGGCACGTCCTCGGCACGCACGTCAGCGGGCAGGCCCGCCCCCAGGATGGCCGCGTCGAGCACTTCCGGCGCGTACCCGGCCATCCGCAGGTTGTTGCGCAGCGTCTTGCGGCGGTGATGCAGCGCCTGCTCCAGCAGCCGCACCAGCCCCTCGGGCGGCTGCTCGCCCGTGAAGTCCAGCCGCACCACGCTGCTCGTCACGTCCGGCGCGGGGAAGAACGAGCCTTTCGGCACGTCGCGCAGCAGTTTCGCCTTCCCGTGCAGCGAGATGAGCGCCGACAGGTACCCGTACCCGTCCTGGCCGGGCTGCGCGCCCAGCCGTTCGGCCACCTCGCGCTGCACCAGCACCGTCGCGCTCGCCACGCGCCCGCTGCGCATGAAGCGCGTCAGGAGCGCCGTGCTGATGTAGTACGGGAGGTTCGCGATGACGCGCGTGCCCGCAGGCAGCGACGCGTAATCGAAATCCAGCGCGTCCCCCCACACCACCCGCACGTCCAGGCCCGCCAGCGTCTCCGCCAGCACGCCCTGCAGGCGCTCGTCCTTCTCGAGCGTCGTGACGCGCGACCCGCGCTCCGCGAGTTCCCGCGTGAGAACGCCCAGGCCCGGCCCGACCTCCAGCACGTCCACACCCTCCCCCGCCCCGCCCGCCTCCGCGATGAGGCGCAGGATGTTGCCGTCGATCAGGAAGTTCTGACCGAGGCTCTTGGTGGGGCGCAGGCCGTGCCGTTCCAGCAGTTCGCGCACGGTACGCGGCGAGTACAGCTTCAGCGGCTCTTGGTGTTCGGCGGGATCGGGTGGGTTCGTCATAAGGAACGGAGCGGCGCGGGGCCGCTCACCGGACCGTTATACCACCGCGCACCACAGCATCCCGCGCAGGCATTACACTGCGCGGCACATGACCACCCCATTCGAGACGGGCCTCCCGCTCTCCGGCGTTCGCGTGGCGGACTTCACGCGCGTCCTCACCGGACCCTTCTGCACCATGCTGCTCGCGGACCTCGGCGCAGACGTCATCAAGATCGAACCGCCCGGCGGGGACGACACGCGCGCCTGGGGACCGCCCTTCCAGCAGAGCGGTCAGGGCCGCGAATCCAGTTACTTCCTGAGCGTCAACCGCGGCAAGCGCAGCGTGCAGCTCGACCTGAAAACCCCGGACGGCCTGGACGCCGCCCGCGCCGTGATCGGCAGCGCCGACATCCTCGTCGAGAACTTCCGGCCCGGCACGCTCGACCGGTTCGGGCTCGGCTGGGACGCCCTGCACGCCCTGCACCCGAGACTCATCTACGGTGCCGTCTCCGGCTTCGGGCAGAGCGGCCCGTACCGCGACCGGGCCGGGTACGACGTGATCGCGCAGGGCATGGGCGGCCTCATGAGCTACAACGGCGAGGAGGGCCGCCCGCCCGTCCGGGTCGGCGTGGCCGTCGCGGACGTGTTCGCCGGGAGCCTCATCACGCAGGCGCTCCTCGCGGCACTGTACGCCCGCGAGAAGACCGGACGCGGACAGCGGGTGGACGTGAACCTGCTGGAGGGCGTCATCGCGCTCGGCACGAGCCAGGTGAGCCGCTACCTCGCCGCCGGAGAGATCCCCGCCCCGATGGGCAACGACCACCGCAGCATCGTCCCGTACGGCACGTACCCCTGCGGGGACGGGTTCATCAACGTCGCCGTCGGCAACGACTCGCTCTGGAGGCGCTTCTGCGCGGCCCTCGACCTGCCGGACCTCGCCAGCGACGCCCGCCTGGACAGCAACGAGGGCCGCGTCGCACACCGCGAGGAACTCAACGCCGCGCTGGAACGCGGCATGGCCCGCTACACGCGCGCCGAAGTCATGGCGCGCCTCGACACGGCAGGCGTGCCGTGCGGCCCCGTGTACGACATGAAGGACGTGTTCGACGACCCGCACGTCCGCGACCAGCGCCTCGCCGTGACCGTCCCGCACGCCACGCTCGGCACCACCACCGTCACCGCCGCCCCCTGGAGTTTCGGCGGGGAACGCCCACCCGTCCGGCGCGGCCCACCCACCCTCGGCCAGCACACCGACGAGGTCCTCGCCGAACTCGGCCTGCCGCCCCGCCCCTGACCGGTCCCCTCGTGCCCTGAAGCGGCACCCGGTCAGCTCACGACAGGCCGTACACGCGCCGGGCGTTCTCGTCCGTCACGCGCTCCAGCTCCTCCACCGGCAGGCCACGCAGCGCCGCCAGGAACTCCAGCGTGTACCGCACGAACCCCGGACGGTTCGGCCGACCGCGCTTCGGGACGGGCGCCAGGAACGGCGCGTCCGTCTCCACCAGCAGCCGGTCCAGCGGCACCTCCCGCGCCGCCGCCTGAATCTCCGGCGCGTTCCTGAACGTCACGTTCCCCGCGAACCCGAAGTAATCCCCGCGCGCGAGCCCCACCTCCAGCAGGCCACGGTGCCCGGAGAAGCAGTGCAGGATCGCCGTCCCGCCCCCCCACGCCCCCAGGCACTCCATCACGCCCACGTGCGCCGACTCCTGCCCCTGACGGTCCCGCGTGTGGACCACGACCGGCTTCCCCACCCGGCCCGCCAGGTCCAGCTGCCACTCGAACGCCGCCATCTGCTGCGCCCGCACGTCCTGCGCCCAGTAATCGTCCAGGCCGCTCTCCCCCACCCCCACCACGCGCGGGTGGGTGGCCAGCGCCTCCAGCGTCGCGCGCGCCTCCGGCGAATCCTGCTCCGCCGCGTCCGTCGGGTGAATGCCCACCGTCGCCCACACCTGCGGGAACTCCTCCGCCAGCGCCACCGCCGCCCGCGCATGCTCCGGACTCGCCCCGATGCACACCACGCCCGTCAACCCCAACTCCGACAACGCCTCACTCGGCCGCTCGATGTAATCCAGATGGCAATGACTGTCGATCACGCCCGGAACCGTACCACACCCCACCCGAAGCACACAGGGACCCGCACACCACACACAGGCTGGGCCGGACGCAGCGACACCCGCCACACCCGGCCCGAACAAATCCCCCGGTCCCCGTCCAGGCCACACCCGCGCGCCCCGCCCGAAACCATCAGCGCACCCCCGGAATCCCCGGCCAGCAGTCGGGGACGGCCCCTCCCTTTCTCCAGACTCGGTGGGGCGTCTCTGGATTCCTTGGCAATCGGTCGGGGACGGCCCCTCCCTTTCTCTAGACTCGGTGGCGCGTCTCTGGATTCCTTAGGTCGTGTACTCCGAGTTGATCACCACGTACTCGCCGCTCAGGTCGCAGCCCCACGCTTCGCCGTGCGCGCCGCCCACGCCGAGGTTCACTTCGAAGGTCACCTCGTCGGCCTTCATGCTGGCCGACACGCTCGCCGCGTCGTACGCGAGGGGCTTCCCGGCGAAGACGGGCGTGCCCTGCACGCTCACGGTCATCGCTTCGACGTTCACGTTCGCGCCGCTGCGGCCCACCGCCATGATCACGCGGCCCCAGTTCGGGTCGTTGCCGTGCACGGCGCTCTTCAGGAGGGGGCTCACGCAGCAGGTGCGGGCCGCGGCGAGCGCCTCCTGTTCCGTCAGGGCGCCCGTGACGCGCACCGTCAGGAGCTTCGTGGCGCCCTCCCCGTCCGCCGCGATCTGGCGGGCCAGGTCGCGCATCACGCCCTCCAGTGCCTCCAGGAATTCCGGGAGGGGCACGTCGCCCGCCAGGCCGTTCGCGAGGGCGATGGCCATGTCGTTCGTGCTGGTGTCGCCGTCCACCGTGACGGCGTTGAAGGTGCGGTTCACGATGGCCGGGAACGCGGCGCGCAGCGCGTCCTGATCCACGCGGGCGTCCGTGAACGCGAACGCGAACATGGTCGCCATGTCCGGGTGGATCATGCCGCTGCCCTTCGCGGTGCCGACGATGACGGCGCCCGTGCTGAGGGTCGCGTGCGCCGTCTTGGGGCGCGTGTCGGTCGTCATGATGGCGGCCGCGAACGGCGGGACACTGGTCGTCATGTCGTCCGGGAGGTGCTCCAGGCCGCTCAGGAGGCGGTCCATGGGCAGCAGGTGCCCGATGATGCCGGTGCTGGCGGTCAGGACCTCGTGCGTGCGGGTGTTCATGATGCCGCCGAGCGCGTCGGCCATGTCGGCGTTGTCGCGCGCGCCCTGCGTGCCGGTCGCGGCGTTCGCGATGCCGGCGTTCACGACGAGTGCGCGCACGCCCTGCCCGGCCGCGTACAGGTCACGGTTGCGGGTGACGCAGGCGGCGGCGGTGGTGCTGCGCGTGCCCGCGAACGCCCACGTGCAGGGGACGCTGCTGACGACGCAGCTGAGGTCGGTGCGGCCGCTCGGTTTGATGCCGGCGGCGAGCGCGGCGGACTGGTAGCCCTTCGGGAAGGTGAGGGTGGGTGCGGTCATGGAACTCCTGTGGCGCGGGGCCGTGAGGGTCGGGTCAGGCGTGGTGGCCGGTGCCGAGCATGAGGTCGAGGTTCTGCACGGCGGCGCCGCTGGCGCCCTTGCCGAGGTTGTCGAGGCGCGCGACGAGGAGCGCCTGCGCGTGCGTGTTGGCGTACACGAAGAGCTGCAGATCGTTCGTGTCGTTGAGGGCCTGCGGGTCGAGGA
This genomic window contains:
- a CDS encoding DUF11 domain-containing protein — protein: MKHRLPMLAITGLLALSACGQSSTPTAISNNTSGTPSTPSTPSTPTTPTTPAPGTPTQPPKPQEVVGCATITVDLDGITPVNGVTTAPVIVTDSSGAEAFNGTANDLEKLSKTFPAGTYSVKAGTLQGYTAQNSPQSVTLDCDANKDKTVLLSFKTTAVTQAKVASLAFTASKAVTDGDLQDLPGKPEANVNKNVMLYASQTEEPVLVSMMVKDASGAPVAGAAVNVQVDSPSVAIIGGHVSGLGSVASQGVQQGVAYSDDQGMVRFTAYATSAPASGAPVKFVVSAVNDGGAALKEFKAFFLNMSHLYYQGNTSFGASATIPSKQRLGGNVGSFENNWIDPAQRTHAFTTVAYTKQPQGGPSVVGGRGSFPGFMEYSVSGPSMDRVFLTTSSSANSGDSTLDSAGQPVYLKTRDDVKAADLGLNVQVAATYHYTPTYGSTTYDFPLKSYVFSKAFTGTILSIRKTGPDIETWTGYGQTHDAYRPDDVTLLPAMDPGNLTPSSADNFTVGRTYEYRITVTNTGKTVARNVIARDVLPAELGFVQGSVNVSKGGTPVPNGNLLATYNAQRHAFNLSFTGSESIGELQPGESFDITFRVYPRQKPGYAWNDNNRDGQSDGTTGTGAYGENAPRDGYYEDPYLIKNRAKASAENAFEVDAYKDIHIVRPVLTIDKYAQTRVVYTNQPVKFDIGVHILNRATEDPNPEVRAGYAALGDLKGEGFAYKTRLEDSYGYNLDFVNAYDAAGNRVTTFEQLGNNALALNLPEVMLPGDSYNLTTVFQAENSVKGPNGRDSAGLGANVNCARLYAWNLNQPYNRILEESDFKAQAQRPVFPPLSPQYEGVYRGFLPINLDGNTSEFLTNENGIDRAGHNYLIDCDFVYVLDRPSFDLRLFDAARGSNGLTDYTVNPNRLTDAQSIPQGSYYEYDFSYTNESADSAHNVRSSMTLPTFASLNDLGVVYTHLGTPYSYSMAQVLAGVTLPSGATLTATRAGDTVSMRVSEMGARDTLFAQFVMYANQAGSGKAVSSLDWDENTNGSPLAEEEYTRVVLR
- a CDS encoding NfeD family protein, producing MSMVFTVCALVGCGLLLLSLLGDHSSSLHDLAGHPEVAPPGGHAFGGSLLSWFSLRSVVSFVAFFGLGGLLAAWLALRPELQLVFALVAGAAVGGFTAFVFRLAEVRGELTARTTPLVGRTAQVIVAPHGAVPGKVLLTAGGQSEQMLARSSDDLTPGDQVLVISQAGGLLDVKRWDAR
- a CDS encoding flotillin family protein, whose protein sequence is MTQSLSLAGLILFGIIVVILILQRLLIVVPPNKVLVVSGRARTTSEGDTVGYRVIRGGRAFRIPVLEKISWMDLNTIPLDLKIENAYSKGGIPLTIHAVANVKINGNEPQLSNAIERFLDTPVASLTNITRDTLEGNLRGVVATLTPEEINEDRLRFAEALIEEAEHDMGNLGIKLDTLKIQNVSDGSGYLGSIGRRKTAEVLKEARIAEAERDAEATQAEAQARQRSQVAQAISSQAVIEEQNKLEVRRTELGAVQLSRQNEAAVESELAKVRATQGFEQERAALEATLRQRTAEATRQARVIEAQQNAEAAEAEAQARQRAQVAQTAAEQAILERQNELRVRRAELDAVAGSRENEARVAAERAQVVAQQQLEQERILLNEKKYEAEIVAPARAKREASLLEAQAAAAPIIEEGRAKAQAVQLLVDAFRNAGPEGERAFVLNMLPGIVEQFAASVQGMTIDRLTVLDSGNGQAARSAVQLLPSNIISMVEQVETATGVNLLSMLQGRAAMPDTLNGKSDPS
- a CDS encoding 50S ribosomal protein L25/general stress protein Ctc, encoding MELKATPRTTREALQEGKMPAVAYNKEQNVSFTIDRKEFDKAFRAQGRTGIFDIVIEGGESFPALVKTVQMDARRRLPIHVDFTLVHYGEPVEVDVPVHTSGKAAGEINGGLVDIVAHNVRVIAPGPRRIPQELVVDVTKLNIGDHVTAGQIKLPDGVKLAGDADLMVVSVLPPRLSEGEAAAEEQAAQVAGLVAAGELSEEAAEAVLEGEATLEEVKGEAAPSEE
- a CDS encoding carbohydrate kinase family protein; its protein translation is MKFYVIGDVTVDHLYHLKHLPAPGEEVAPIRATMQPGGAGGTISVTLARLGHTVLLGARVGQDPFADYALSKVRESGVSESAVQRDPELLTSTITVMQTPDGKRAMISYGGANRELDAAKLKKKDIDSSDALIVSAYSLISGPQREYAVKALGLAKKAGVPTFMDLGTGAVNAVGTGLLDTVIGCEYLLLNQHELLALTGTSSISTALAALGRRGVQTVVVKVGAMGSIVWTPEETELIDPVKVGDAVVDTTGAGDAFVAAFAHSVLSGQTLASSALAANAAGVFSATSVGAQTRTITPEDLQALMPN
- the rsmA gene encoding 16S rRNA (adenine(1518)-N(6)/adenine(1519)-N(6))-dimethyltransferase RsmA — protein: MTNPPDPAEHQEPLKLYSPRTVRELLERHGLRPTKSLGQNFLIDGNILRLIAEAGGAGEGVDVLEVGPGLGVLTRELAERGSRVTTLEKDERLQGVLAETLAGLDVRVVWGDALDFDYASLPAGTRVIANLPYYISTALLTRFMRSGRVASATVLVQREVAERLGAQPGQDGYGYLSALISLHGKAKLLRDVPKGSFFPAPDVTSSVVRLDFTGEQPPEGLVRLLEQALHHRRKTLRNNLRMAGYAPEVLDAAILGAGLPADVRAEDVPLPAMRELHRLLS
- a CDS encoding CaiB/BaiF CoA transferase family protein, which produces MTTPFETGLPLSGVRVADFTRVLTGPFCTMLLADLGADVIKIEPPGGDDTRAWGPPFQQSGQGRESSYFLSVNRGKRSVQLDLKTPDGLDAARAVIGSADILVENFRPGTLDRFGLGWDALHALHPRLIYGAVSGFGQSGPYRDRAGYDVIAQGMGGLMSYNGEEGRPPVRVGVAVADVFAGSLITQALLAALYAREKTGRGQRVDVNLLEGVIALGTSQVSRYLAAGEIPAPMGNDHRSIVPYGTYPCGDGFINVAVGNDSLWRRFCAALDLPDLASDARLDSNEGRVAHREELNAALERGMARYTRAEVMARLDTAGVPCGPVYDMKDVFDDPHVRDQRLAVTVPHATLGTTTVTAAPWSFGGERPPVRRGPPTLGQHTDEVLAELGLPPRP
- a CDS encoding TatD family hydrolase, giving the protein MIDSHCHLDYIERPSEALSELGLTGVVCIGASPEHARAAVALAEEFPQVWATVGIHPTDAAEQDSPEARATLEALATHPRVVGVGESGLDDYWAQDVRAQQMAAFEWQLDLAGRVGKPVVVHTRDRQGQESAHVGVMECLGAWGGGTAILHCFSGHRGLLEVGLARGDYFGFAGNVTFRNAPEIQAAAREVPLDRLLVETDAPFLAPVPKRGRPNRPGFVRYTLEFLAALRGLPVEELERVTDENARRVYGLS
- the argJ gene encoding bifunctional glutamate N-acetyltransferase/amino-acid acetyltransferase ArgJ; protein product: MTAPTLTFPKGYQSAALAAGIKPSGRTDLSCVVSSVPCTWAFAGTRSTTAAACVTRNRDLYAAGQGVRALVVNAGIANAATGTQGARDNADMADALGGIMNTRTHEVLTASTGIIGHLLPMDRLLSGLEHLPDDMTTSVPPFAAAIMTTDTRPKTAHATLSTGAVIVGTAKGSGMIHPDMATMFAFAFTDARVDQDALRAAFPAIVNRTFNAVTVDGDTSTNDMAIALANGLAGDVPLPEFLEALEGVMRDLARQIAADGEGATKLLTVRVTGALTEQEALAAARTCCVSPLLKSAVHGNDPNWGRVIMAVGRSGANVNVEAMTVSVQGTPVFAGKPLAYDAASVSASMKADEVTFEVNLGVGGAHGEAWGCDLSGEYVVINSEYTT